The following are encoded together in the Pedobacter sp. D749 genome:
- a CDS encoding MFS transporter, which translates to MSIFRSLRHYNYRLFFTGQAISLIGTWMQRVAISWLVYRLTGSAFLLGLITFLSLIPSLVLAPYAGSYVDRHNKYKILVITQIILMLQAGALALMIWFKVYDIFWIAALSLVQGLVNAFDVTARQSLMVNLIDDKEDLPNAIALNSSMFNAARLVGPALAGVILSAWGEDICFLVNFVSFIAVLGCLVMMKLKLTEHQKSTENIWIDLKKGYDYLKSSPDLASMILMMAASSLLVIPFTTLLPVFAKDIFNGNATTFGWFESAAGFGAFFGAIYMATLKAGQNLQKIVMMSGVLLAISVVALAISPSLIMALICTGMAALGLMAQNSSINTYLQTHADDVMRGRTLSYYIMAYQGVLPIGSLLMGYLAHLFGTQVVVAFEGVAGLLIVAAFVYHEKHRNQLSSSAMSLN; encoded by the coding sequence ATGAGTATTTTTCGTTCGTTAAGACATTACAATTACAGGTTATTTTTTACAGGTCAGGCTATTTCGCTAATAGGCACGTGGATGCAGCGTGTTGCCATAAGCTGGTTGGTTTACCGTTTAACAGGTTCGGCATTTTTGTTAGGACTGATTACTTTTTTGAGTTTAATCCCTTCGCTGGTACTGGCGCCCTATGCAGGGAGCTATGTAGACAGGCATAATAAATACAAGATATTAGTAATTACCCAGATCATTCTGATGCTTCAAGCTGGTGCTCTTGCTTTAATGATCTGGTTTAAGGTGTACGATATATTCTGGATTGCAGCACTTTCGCTGGTTCAGGGCCTTGTGAATGCTTTTGATGTGACTGCGCGCCAATCGTTAATGGTAAATTTAATTGATGATAAAGAAGATTTGCCTAATGCTATAGCACTCAACTCTTCCATGTTTAATGCGGCCAGGCTAGTCGGGCCGGCATTGGCAGGGGTAATTTTAAGTGCCTGGGGAGAAGATATCTGTTTCTTGGTTAACTTTGTAAGCTTTATTGCAGTGTTGGGCTGTTTGGTTATGATGAAACTGAAACTCACAGAGCACCAAAAATCGACAGAAAATATCTGGATTGACCTGAAAAAAGGTTACGATTATCTTAAATCATCTCCGGATTTGGCCTCTATGATATTAATGATGGCTGCATCGAGTTTATTGGTAATCCCTTTTACTACTTTATTGCCTGTTTTTGCAAAAGATATTTTTAATGGAAACGCCACAACATTTGGGTGGTTTGAAAGTGCGGCCGGATTTGGAGCGTTTTTTGGAGCCATTTATATGGCCACTTTAAAAGCAGGCCAGAATCTACAGAAAATTGTAATGATGTCGGGTGTACTGTTGGCTATTTCTGTTGTGGCTCTGGCTATATCCCCATCACTTATTATGGCCTTAATTTGTACCGGTATGGCTGCATTGGGTTTAATGGCGCAAAATTCATCTATTAATACCTATTTGCAGACCCACGCCGATGATGTAATGCGCGGCAGGACTTTAAGTTATTATATTATGGCTTACCAGGGGGTATTGCCAATTGGTAGTTTGTTAATGGGTTACCTGGCGCATCTTTTCGGTACGCAAGTGGTTGTGGCTTTCGAAGGTGTTGCAGGATTGTTGATCGTGGCAGCGTTTGTATATCATGAAAAACATAGAAATCAATTGAGTAGCAGTGCGATGTCGCTGAATTAA
- a CDS encoding LacI family DNA-binding transcriptional regulator: MTNNTPVTLKFLAEKLKMSVSTVSKALNNYPTINAYTRQRVQEMARDLHFTPNKSAINLKEKRSRIIGVILPNLLDHFFTRSIYGIEQFATQNGYNVIISQSHDELEKEIQSANMLLRSRVDGLIVAISKHTQDFAHLNQFENIGIPVVYYTRNPSFNLNSHKVLCNTFQGCYQATKFLIDRGHQKIAYLGGPKMINFTHDRFNGYINALKDNEVPFSSELVAYTDFDKENTITAIENLFVYPENKPTALVAFKEPILFDAIKYLRSTKHFKTNEVECIGFGNTSFISYLDSPPIASIEENPESVGENAISLLIQLINKEIDIHNYQKVMVDCKLIVHG, encoded by the coding sequence ATGACGAACAATACCCCTGTTACACTGAAATTCCTGGCTGAGAAGTTAAAGATGTCAGTTTCAACAGTATCAAAAGCCCTTAACAATTACCCGACTATAAACGCATACACCAGGCAGCGCGTTCAGGAAATGGCCCGCGATTTGCATTTTACACCGAATAAATCAGCTATCAATTTAAAAGAAAAGAGATCGCGCATTATTGGCGTTATTTTACCCAATCTTTTAGATCACTTTTTTACCAGAAGTATTTATGGTATAGAGCAGTTTGCCACTCAAAATGGATACAATGTGATTATCAGTCAATCTCACGATGAGCTGGAAAAAGAGATTCAATCTGCAAATATGTTGTTGCGAAGCCGGGTAGATGGCTTAATCGTGGCTATTTCGAAGCACACACAAGATTTTGCACACCTGAATCAGTTCGAAAACATAGGCATTCCGGTGGTGTATTATACACGGAACCCGAGTTTTAACCTCAACTCCCATAAAGTATTGTGCAATACTTTCCAGGGCTGTTACCAGGCTACCAAGTTTTTAATAGACAGAGGGCATCAGAAGATCGCTTATTTGGGTGGCCCCAAAATGATTAATTTTACGCACGATCGCTTTAATGGTTATATCAATGCCTTAAAAGATAACGAGGTGCCTTTTTCATCAGAATTAGTTGCTTACACCGATTTTGATAAGGAAAATACAATCACGGCAATTGAGAATTTATTTGTTTATCCCGAAAATAAACCCACTGCGCTTGTGGCTTTTAAAGAACCTATCTTATTCGACGCGATCAAGTACCTAAGATCCACAAAGCACTTCAAAACCAACGAAGTGGAGTGTATAGGATTTGGCAACACTTCTTTCATCAGTTATCTGGATTCGCCCCCTATCGCCTCTATTGAAGAAAACCCCGAATCGGTAGGTGAAAATGCTATTTCATTATTGATACAATTGATTAACAAAGAAATTGATATTCATAATTACCAAAAAGTAATGGTCGATTGTAAGTTGATTGTGCACGGGTAA
- a CDS encoding glycoside hydrolase family 2 protein, translating into MLKTTYSVFLICFSLLSSFSYGQVTAIQNIQGRKIQSLNGKWNYIIDPYENGYYDYRHDPYDQSKTGSGGFYDDKVQKDKSELIEYDFDHSPQMNVPGDWNSQSEKLELYEGNVWLRKKFDAKPEKGKKYFVYFGAVNYEAHVYLNGKKLGVHKGGFTPFQFDVTNNLKAGENSLVLKVDNIRKQDEIPTVNTDWWNYGGITRDVFLAEFPEHFISDYKLQLVKGNNNLLSFSAKLADATAGQEITLSIPELKLEKKYKTDGEGKIADEFTWNNLSLWSPETPKLYAVNIKTDKEDINDKIGFRTIKVDGDSILLNGKSVFLRGISLHDENPLLAGRLRSEGDMRMMLQWAKDMNCNYVRLAHYPHNEEMIRLADEMGLLVWAEVPVYWTISWTNPATYANAKKQLTDLIVRDKNRASVIVWSIGNETPLSDARLSFMSNLAETARALDDTRLVAAALEVHREGNTIILNDPLGEKIDLVSFNEYAGWYWGGNPSEITKYNFDIKYKKPVVVTEFGGDALGGFHADENTRWSEEYQEALYKNQITMLSKIGALRGMTPWILTDFRSPRRQHPIYQNFWNRKGLISETGKKKKAFYVLKDFYDQMQVKYK; encoded by the coding sequence ATGCTAAAAACAACCTATAGCGTATTTTTAATCTGCTTTTCGCTCCTTTCATCCTTCAGTTACGGTCAGGTTACCGCTATACAGAACATCCAGGGACGGAAAATCCAGAGTCTTAATGGTAAATGGAATTATATTATCGATCCTTATGAAAATGGTTATTACGATTATCGTCATGATCCATACGATCAGTCGAAAACCGGATCCGGAGGTTTTTATGATGATAAAGTTCAGAAAGATAAGTCAGAACTGATTGAATATGATTTCGATCATTCGCCTCAAATGAATGTTCCGGGTGATTGGAACTCGCAATCAGAAAAATTAGAGCTTTACGAGGGCAATGTTTGGCTTCGCAAAAAGTTTGATGCAAAACCCGAAAAAGGAAAAAAGTATTTCGTTTATTTTGGTGCAGTAAATTACGAAGCCCATGTTTACCTTAACGGTAAAAAGTTAGGGGTACACAAAGGTGGTTTTACACCCTTCCAGTTCGATGTAACCAATAATTTAAAAGCTGGCGAAAACTCCCTGGTGCTTAAAGTTGATAATATCCGTAAACAGGATGAAATTCCAACTGTAAATACCGATTGGTGGAATTATGGTGGCATTACACGCGATGTTTTTTTAGCAGAATTTCCTGAACATTTTATCAGTGATTACAAACTTCAGCTCGTTAAAGGCAATAATAACCTGTTAAGTTTTTCAGCAAAACTTGCCGATGCCACTGCGGGACAGGAAATTACGCTTTCTATCCCTGAGCTTAAGCTGGAAAAGAAATACAAAACAGATGGCGAAGGTAAAATTGCTGATGAATTTACCTGGAACAATTTAAGCTTATGGTCGCCGGAAACACCAAAATTATATGCAGTAAATATTAAAACCGATAAAGAAGATATTAATGATAAAATTGGTTTCAGAACCATTAAGGTTGATGGCGATAGCATCCTGTTAAATGGTAAATCTGTTTTTTTAAGAGGGATATCACTTCATGATGAAAACCCTCTTTTAGCCGGTCGTTTGCGCTCAGAAGGGGATATGCGGATGATGTTGCAATGGGCAAAAGACATGAATTGTAACTACGTTCGCCTGGCACACTATCCGCATAACGAAGAGATGATTCGTCTTGCGGATGAAATGGGACTATTGGTTTGGGCCGAAGTGCCTGTTTACTGGACGATTAGCTGGACTAACCCGGCAACCTATGCCAATGCCAAAAAACAATTGACAGATTTAATTGTACGCGATAAAAACAGGGCAAGTGTAATCGTTTGGTCGATTGGGAATGAAACCCCGCTTAGCGATGCCCGTTTAAGTTTTATGAGCAATTTGGCAGAAACTGCCCGTGCCTTGGATGATACCCGTTTGGTGGCTGCTGCTTTAGAGGTTCACCGAGAAGGGAATACGATCATTTTAAACGATCCTTTGGGTGAAAAAATTGATTTGGTTAGTTTTAATGAATACGCTGGCTGGTACTGGGGTGGTAATCCATCCGAAATTACTAAATACAATTTCGATATCAAATATAAAAAACCTGTGGTCGTGACAGAATTTGGTGGCGATGCACTGGGCGGATTCCACGCTGATGAAAATACCCGCTGGAGCGAAGAGTACCAGGAGGCATTGTATAAAAACCAGATTACCATGCTGAGTAAAATCGGTGCTTTACGCGGGATGACGCCATGGATTTTAACCGACTTCAGGTCACCAAGAAGACAACATCCAATTTATCAGAATTTCTGGAACCGCAAAGGATTGATCAGTGAAACAGGTAAGAAAAAGAAAGCCTTTTATGTACTGAAAGATTTTTACGACCAGATGCAGGTTAAATATAAATAA
- a CDS encoding SDR family oxidoreductase encodes MIKEIESLFSLRNKVVVVTGATGVLGEAFVNGLCAAGATIVVIGRNEEAATQRVADVTNEGGKAIYIIADVLNEQNLLDANETIIKEFGRIDALVNAAGGNVAEAVIQPGSDIFELNIPALKQAFDLNLFGTILPTQIFGKEIAKNGGSIVNISSVSANQAITRVLGYSLAKTSIDCYTKWMAVELANRYQDKIRINSIVPGFFITNQNRALLTNADGSLTARGQAIIYKTPFKRFGAPEELIGALVYLLSDASKFVNGENIKVDGGFTAFSGV; translated from the coding sequence ATGATAAAAGAAATAGAGAGCCTGTTTTCGTTAAGGAACAAGGTAGTAGTGGTTACAGGTGCTACGGGTGTTTTGGGTGAGGCTTTTGTAAATGGATTATGTGCCGCGGGTGCTACAATCGTTGTGATTGGAAGAAACGAAGAGGCTGCAACGCAAAGGGTTGCTGATGTAACAAACGAAGGTGGGAAAGCCATTTATATTATTGCTGATGTACTGAATGAACAGAACCTGCTCGATGCGAATGAAACCATTATCAAAGAATTTGGCCGCATAGATGCTCTGGTAAACGCAGCAGGTGGAAATGTGGCAGAAGCTGTGATCCAGCCTGGAAGTGATATTTTTGAACTTAATATTCCAGCCCTGAAACAGGCATTTGACCTGAATTTATTTGGAACCATTTTACCTACGCAGATTTTTGGTAAAGAAATCGCAAAAAATGGGGGAAGTATTGTGAATATTTCATCTGTTTCTGCTAACCAAGCCATTACACGCGTATTGGGTTACTCGTTAGCCAAAACTTCAATAGATTGTTATACCAAATGGATGGCTGTAGAACTGGCAAACCGCTATCAGGATAAAATCAGGATCAACTCAATTGTTCCGGGCTTTTTTATCACCAACCAAAACAGGGCTTTGCTCACCAATGCAGATGGTAGCTTAACCGCAAGAGGGCAGGCCATTATTTATAAAACACCATTTAAACGTTTCGGTGCTCCTGAAGAATTAATTGGTGCATTGGTATATTTACTAAGTGATGCCTCTAAATTTGTAAATGGCGAAAATATTAAAGTGGATGGTGGATTTACCGCATTCTCTGGTGTTTAA
- the uxuA gene encoding mannonate dehydratase, protein MKKLEQTWRWYGPNDPVSLQDVKQAGATGIVTALHHIAHGEVWPLEDIQERKAIIEAAGLTWSVVESVPVHEAIKTRRADAGKYIENYKTSLRNLSACGIKIVCYNFMPVLDWTRTQLDLEMTDGSKALYFNWIDLAIFDLYILKRESAEADYSKSILDRAAVKFATLSEQDLIDLRINVLMGIPNEKEIELETLRNSINEYKAIGTQGLKENLKFFLSAIAQVCTEEGIKMTIHPDDPPYAILGLPRIASTLEDFNYIIKEVDQAFNGVCFCTGSLGAGMGNNALEIFNAVKERVYFAHLRNVKKDEDGSFYEADHLGGDVNMYEIMKALTEENALRDKSIPFRPDHGHQMLDDLAKETNPGYSAIGRLRGLAELRGLEIGVTGNY, encoded by the coding sequence ATGAAAAAATTAGAACAAACCTGGCGTTGGTATGGTCCAAATGATCCGGTTAGCTTACAAGACGTTAAACAGGCTGGCGCTACAGGCATTGTAACTGCATTGCATCATATTGCACATGGCGAAGTTTGGCCATTGGAAGATATTCAGGAAAGAAAAGCCATTATTGAAGCTGCAGGTTTAACCTGGTCAGTTGTAGAAAGTGTTCCTGTACACGAAGCGATTAAAACGCGTAGGGCAGATGCCGGAAAATATATCGAAAATTATAAAACCTCTTTGCGTAACCTTTCGGCCTGCGGAATTAAGATCGTATGTTATAATTTTATGCCGGTTTTAGACTGGACACGTACGCAACTGGACCTCGAAATGACCGATGGATCGAAAGCGCTTTATTTTAACTGGATCGATCTGGCTATTTTTGACCTTTACATTTTAAAGAGAGAAAGTGCAGAAGCAGATTATTCGAAATCTATTTTAGATCGGGCTGCAGTTAAATTTGCTACTTTATCCGAACAGGATTTGATTGATCTCCGGATCAATGTATTAATGGGAATCCCTAACGAAAAAGAAATCGAACTGGAAACCCTGCGCAACAGTATTAATGAATACAAAGCCATTGGAACACAAGGCTTAAAAGAAAATCTCAAATTTTTCTTATCCGCTATTGCTCAGGTTTGTACGGAGGAAGGCATTAAAATGACCATTCACCCGGACGATCCGCCTTATGCTATTTTGGGTTTGCCAAGGATAGCAAGTACACTGGAAGACTTTAATTACATCATCAAAGAAGTAGACCAGGCTTTTAACGGTGTTTGTTTCTGTACGGGTTCTTTGGGTGCCGGTATGGGGAATAATGCATTAGAAATCTTCAATGCAGTTAAAGAGCGGGTGTATTTTGCGCATTTGCGGAACGTTAAAAAAGATGAAGATGGTAGTTTCTACGAAGCAGATCATTTAGGTGGTGATGTAAACATGTACGAAATTATGAAAGCATTAACAGAAGAAAATGCACTGCGTGATAAATCGATTCCTTTCCGTCCGGATCATGGTCACCAGATGCTCGATGATCTGGCAAAAGAAACCAATCCAGGTTATTCGGCTATTGGCCGGTTAAGAGGTTTGGCCGAACTGAGGGGCTTAGAAATCGGGGTTACAGGGAATTATTAA
- a CDS encoding competence protein CoiA, protein MQYAYVDNIKSEPIKGSKGLCCGCGNYVIAKCGTIKLHHWAHISTHKCDSWWENETEWHREWKSHFPVESREVSFYDDVLNEYHRADVHNKNGITIEFQNSPLTSDELKSRNDFYKKIIWVVNGFKFKGFEILENIPDPTSEELMNYNFNDSVHLSFMRKSEARNRMVEMLSRQSKELRHIQMSELHYSFLWKHAHKAWYGSTMPVFIDFGGKDLYWLKYRVQETNDYLYLKKISKSSFLLKYS, encoded by the coding sequence ATGCAGTATGCCTATGTAGATAATATTAAATCAGAACCCATCAAGGGCTCAAAAGGTTTATGCTGTGGATGTGGTAACTATGTAATTGCCAAATGTGGCACCATCAAATTACATCACTGGGCTCATATCTCTACTCACAAATGCGATTCTTGGTGGGAGAATGAAACTGAGTGGCATAGGGAATGGAAGAGCCATTTTCCAGTTGAAAGCAGAGAAGTTTCATTTTACGATGATGTACTAAATGAGTATCATAGAGCAGATGTACATAACAAAAACGGTATTACCATTGAGTTTCAGAACTCACCTTTGACCAGTGACGAGCTAAAGAGCAGGAATGACTTTTACAAGAAGATTATATGGGTTGTCAATGGTTTTAAGTTTAAAGGATTCGAGATACTCGAAAATATACCAGATCCAACTTCCGAGGAACTGATGAATTATAACTTTAATGATTCGGTACATCTTTCATTTATGAGGAAGTCAGAAGCTCGAAACAGGATGGTTGAAATGTTAAGTAGGCAATCAAAAGAGTTGCGTCATATTCAAATGTCCGAATTGCACTATTCTTTTCTTTGGAAGCATGCTCATAAAGCTTGGTATGGATCAACAATGCCAGTGTTTATCGACTTTGGAGGCAAAGACTTGTACTGGCTAAAATATAGAGTTCAAGAAACAAATGATTACTTGTACCTAAAGAAGATATCGAAATCAAGCTTCCTTTTGAAGTATAGTTAA
- a CDS encoding AraC family transcriptional regulator, whose product MNFINSLSEFHRLLSLPEPRHPLVSVINLAESVFLEDEIWKGFVNRFYCVALKREAKGKIRYGQQHYDYDKGVLSFTAPNQVQQLDLQNMECGSGYLLIFHPDFLLQHPLAHTINHYGFFDYAVNEALHLSAEEEDDLITILHKIDKECQHIDKYTQEIILTQIESLLKYSNRFYERQFLTRKNNNSALLTRFEQLIDDYFNNDVQVLLTVQFIAEQMNLSPNYLSDLLRVHTGQNTQQHIHEKLIAKAKEKLSTTSLSVSEIAYALGFEHPQSFSTLFKKKTNSSPLEFRQAFN is encoded by the coding sequence ATGAACTTCATTAACTCACTATCAGAATTTCACCGCTTGCTGTCCTTACCAGAACCCCGCCACCCGCTGGTCAGCGTGATCAATCTGGCGGAAAGCGTCTTTTTGGAAGACGAGATCTGGAAAGGTTTCGTTAACCGCTTCTATTGCGTTGCGCTCAAACGTGAAGCCAAAGGCAAGATCAGGTACGGACAGCAACATTACGATTACGATAAAGGAGTATTGAGTTTTACTGCACCTAACCAGGTACAACAACTGGACCTGCAAAATATGGAATGCGGGTCTGGTTACCTACTGATCTTTCACCCTGACTTCCTGTTACAGCATCCCCTGGCCCATACGATTAACCACTACGGTTTTTTCGATTATGCGGTTAACGAAGCGCTGCATCTATCTGCCGAAGAAGAAGATGACCTCATCACTATCCTGCATAAAATCGATAAGGAGTGCCAGCATATCGATAAATATACCCAAGAGATTATTCTCACGCAGATCGAGAGCCTGTTAAAATACTCCAACCGTTTTTATGAAAGGCAGTTTTTAACGCGCAAGAATAATAATTCAGCACTGCTAACCAGGTTTGAGCAGTTAATCGATGACTATTTTAATAATGACGTACAGGTTTTGCTCACGGTACAATTTATCGCAGAGCAAATGAACCTGTCTCCGAACTACCTGAGTGACCTGCTCCGGGTTCATACCGGACAGAATACACAGCAGCATATCCATGAAAAACTGATCGCAAAAGCCAAGGAAAAACTTTCCACAACCAGCCTCTCAGTTAGCGAGATTGCCTATGCGCTGGGCTTTGAGCACCCGCAATCTTTTAGTACGCTTTTCAAAAAGAAAACGAATTCATCGCCGCTGGAATTTCGTCAGGCTTTTAACTAA
- a CDS encoding aldo/keto reductase — protein sequence MEIKKIALGSQGLVVPTIGLGCMGMTGFEDAHMYGPADEQEAIATIHRSLELGGNLLDTADLYGPLKNEQLIAKAISGKRNQYILASKFGWEIDDHNKVTWAINGKKEYVKKSLERSLKNLNTDYIDLYYLHRLDKSTPIEETVEAMAGLVKEGKVGYIGLSEVSSETVKRAHAVHPITAVQSEYSLFERTVEERCVLATLQELGIGFVAYSPLGRGFLSGQIKSINDLPENDFRRAIPRFQGAQFDKNIELVKAIEAMAEAKQVTSSQLALAWIMSKGILPIPGTKRRKYLEQNIAATTIVLTEADLAQLENIVPLGTDTGAPYDEFSMGLID from the coding sequence ATGGAAATAAAGAAAATAGCATTGGGCAGCCAGGGTCTGGTTGTGCCCACAATTGGCCTTGGCTGCATGGGTATGACGGGCTTTGAAGATGCGCATATGTACGGACCTGCCGATGAGCAGGAAGCGATTGCGACGATTCACCGTTCGCTCGAATTAGGTGGTAATCTATTGGATACTGCCGATCTTTACGGACCATTGAAAAATGAACAGTTGATTGCCAAAGCGATTAGTGGCAAACGTAACCAGTATATTTTAGCCAGCAAATTCGGCTGGGAGATCGATGATCACAATAAGGTAACCTGGGCAATTAATGGAAAGAAAGAATATGTAAAGAAATCTTTGGAACGTTCGCTCAAAAACCTGAATACAGATTACATCGATCTGTATTACCTGCACCGCCTGGATAAAAGCACGCCGATCGAGGAAACGGTTGAGGCAATGGCCGGGCTGGTTAAAGAAGGCAAAGTGGGTTATATCGGTTTGTCGGAAGTTTCATCCGAAACGGTTAAGCGGGCGCATGCCGTGCACCCGATCACTGCCGTACAAAGCGAATACTCTCTGTTTGAGCGGACAGTGGAAGAACGTTGCGTTCTGGCAACCTTACAGGAACTGGGCATTGGTTTTGTAGCCTACTCACCACTGGGCCGCGGATTCTTATCCGGACAGATCAAAAGTATAAATGACCTACCAGAAAACGATTTCCGCAGGGCAATTCCGCGTTTCCAGGGTGCACAGTTCGACAAAAATATTGAGTTGGTGAAAGCCATCGAGGCAATGGCTGAAGCTAAGCAGGTTACTTCCTCGCAGCTGGCATTGGCCTGGATCATGAGTAAGGGCATCCTTCCGATCCCCGGAACCAAACGCCGGAAATACCTGGAGCAAAACATTGCGGCAACAACCATTGTATTAACAGAGGCTGATCTGGCGCAACTGGAAAACATCGTGCCTTTGGGTACGGATACCGGCGCACCTTATGATGAGTTCAGTATGGGCTTAATTGATTAA
- a CDS encoding DUF1826 domain-containing protein — translation MDKKFSDRSQIAVVSTFSDLLDTDFKDDLNAVCWKRDLLGDFKEIVCKLELKADLTEVSMEDLQALELSEKGNMARAVIQSDFQLLADSGASPSLNLIKGYERDEEFDFISTDVYSFHVDRSPIGTDTFLCTYYGAASEILPNHQAEQKVQVPEIRQKLRELHDGPEEEFESFLREHYFDLHYQVKPGGVPVNVGLGHLWRLAVDHPEKQCLPCIHRAPIENDGEYRLLLIC, via the coding sequence ATGGATAAAAAATTTTCTGACCGTTCACAGATTGCGGTGGTCTCCACTTTTTCTGATCTTTTGGATACAGATTTTAAAGATGATTTAAATGCAGTTTGCTGGAAAAGAGACCTTTTAGGAGATTTTAAGGAAATTGTGTGCAAACTTGAATTGAAAGCGGATCTGACAGAAGTATCTATGGAAGATCTCCAGGCGCTCGAGCTTTCAGAAAAAGGAAATATGGCCAGGGCGGTTATCCAGAGTGATTTTCAGTTGTTGGCAGATTCCGGAGCATCACCCTCCCTTAATTTAATTAAAGGTTATGAGCGGGATGAGGAGTTCGATTTCATTTCAACAGATGTATATTCTTTTCATGTAGACCGATCGCCCATTGGTACCGATACATTTTTATGTACCTACTATGGTGCTGCCAGTGAAATTTTACCCAATCATCAGGCTGAGCAAAAAGTACAGGTGCCGGAAATCCGGCAGAAGCTCAGGGAATTGCATGATGGTCCGGAGGAAGAATTTGAAAGCTTTTTGAGAGAACATTATTTTGATCTGCATTATCAGGTTAAACCGGGTGGAGTACCTGTAAACGTGGGATTGGGCCATTTGTGGAGACTTGCCGTAGATCATCCTGAGAAACAGTGTTTACCCTGCATCCACAGGGCACCAATAGAAAATGACGGGGAGTATAGATTGTTGCTCATCTGCTAA
- a CDS encoding DUF92 domain-containing protein, translating to MFNNGIFLPVIIIAGIAYSTLAKKLTIPAALTGGMLACLFYIAAGYTGVAMMSVFFIMGSAATSWQKHKKQPFATSAETKNGRSVLQVLANAGAAGIAGTVVLFYPSLTYLMLPAMAAAFASASADTLSSELGMVYGKRFFNIVSFRPDRCGMDGVISLEGTVIGIGGSCIIAAIYALGYGWNINFYFIVIAGTVGNLTDSILGTVLERKGRIGNNMVNFLNTLTAMLVVLMLEMLFI from the coding sequence ATGTTTAATAACGGCATCTTTTTGCCTGTCATCATAATTGCTGGTATTGCTTATAGTACCCTGGCCAAAAAACTGACTATTCCGGCTGCGTTGACAGGAGGTATGCTGGCCTGTCTTTTTTATATTGCTGCTGGTTATACAGGAGTTGCGATGATGAGCGTGTTTTTTATCATGGGTTCTGCAGCCACTTCCTGGCAGAAGCATAAAAAGCAACCTTTCGCTACAAGCGCGGAAACTAAAAATGGTCGTAGTGTGCTGCAGGTGCTGGCCAATGCCGGGGCTGCTGGTATTGCGGGTACAGTGGTTTTATTTTATCCCTCACTCACTTATTTAATGCTTCCGGCAATGGCGGCAGCTTTTGCTTCGGCTAGTGCAGATACGCTGTCATCCGAGCTGGGAATGGTTTATGGAAAACGGTTTTTTAATATCGTTTCTTTCCGGCCCGACCGTTGCGGGATGGATGGTGTAATCAGTCTGGAAGGAACGGTGATCGGTATTGGCGGTAGCTGTATTATTGCTGCAATTTATGCGCTGGGCTATGGATGGAATATTAACTTTTACTTTATCGTTATTGCAGGAACAGTGGGAAACCTGACAGATTCTATATTGGGCACTGTACTTGAACGTAAAGGTAGAATCGGCAATAATATGGTCAATTTTTTGAATACATTAACAGCCATGCTGGTAGTGTTGATGTTGGAAATGTTGTTTATTTAA